The following proteins are co-located in the Maridesulfovibrio sp. genome:
- a CDS encoding 1-propanol dehydrogenase PduQ, translating to MTQFYGKTKICYGEDALDNLETIPATQAFIVTDSFMVKTGFVDRVRTHLDRKGIPFIIFDEVEPDPSLETVTKGAQIFLKNQADLIIALGGGSPIDAAKAISFFAGKALEGKVKPTLVAIPTTSGTGAEVTSYAVVTDKVNEVKIPLNDEMLIPDMAILDARFTRSLPPHVTAATGMDVLTHAIEAYTSREANAFTSIYARYAIRYVFKYLKRAYINGDDMEAREHMLLGSCMAGMAFNNSGLGITHSIAHSLGGIFHVPHGLANAVVLPHAIKFNSFDVGIRYHEIATMLKLPAETVEEGTRSLINAVMELNESMGIPNNVGALKIDESVFKTSLNTIARNVLDDICTASNPRNPSRDDVKELLLKAW from the coding sequence GTGACACAGTTCTACGGCAAAACAAAGATCTGCTATGGCGAGGACGCTCTGGACAATCTGGAGACTATCCCGGCAACGCAGGCTTTTATTGTTACCGATTCATTCATGGTAAAGACCGGTTTTGTTGACCGCGTCCGTACCCATCTTGATCGTAAAGGGATTCCCTTCATCATCTTTGATGAGGTTGAACCCGATCCTTCCCTTGAGACAGTTACCAAGGGAGCACAGATTTTCCTTAAAAACCAAGCCGACCTGATCATCGCCCTCGGCGGTGGTTCACCCATTGATGCGGCCAAGGCCATTTCCTTTTTTGCTGGCAAGGCTCTTGAAGGAAAGGTCAAACCGACACTGGTAGCCATTCCCACCACCAGTGGTACCGGGGCTGAAGTTACCAGCTATGCTGTGGTCACCGACAAGGTTAACGAGGTCAAGATTCCTCTTAACGATGAAATGCTTATCCCGGATATGGCTATCCTCGATGCCCGTTTCACCCGCTCCCTGCCGCCGCATGTAACTGCTGCAACAGGTATGGACGTGCTGACCCACGCCATTGAGGCATACACTTCCCGTGAGGCCAACGCTTTTACTTCCATCTACGCAAGATACGCTATCCGTTACGTATTCAAGTATCTCAAGCGGGCCTACATCAACGGTGATGACATGGAAGCACGCGAGCATATGCTGCTCGGTTCCTGCATGGCAGGTATGGCTTTCAACAACAGCGGACTGGGCATTACCCATTCCATCGCTCATTCTCTTGGCGGTATTTTTCATGTGCCGCACGGACTGGCAAACGCAGTAGTCCTGCCCCACGCAATCAAGTTCAACAGTTTTGATGTGGGTATCCGCTACCACGAAATTGCCACCATGCTGAAACTGCCCGCAGAAACCGTTGAAGAGGGTACCAGATCCCTTATCAATGCGGTTATGGAACTTAACGAGTCCATGGGCATTCCCAACAATGTCGGTGCATTGAAGATTGATGAAAGTGTTTTTAAAACCAGCCTGAACACCATTGCCCGCAACGTGCTTGATGATATCTGCACTGCTAGCAACCCCAGAAACCCTTCACGTGACGATGTAAAAGAGCTTTTGCTCAAGGCTTGGTAA